The nucleotide sequence aaaggaGCAGATTACATACATTTGCCTCAGCAGCGGGATTGACATTTCCTAATGCAAAGAAAGCTCCACCAAGTATCACCAGTCTCTTAATTTTACTAGCAAACGACGAGTCCCTTTTTATAGCCTAAATAGAGGAAAAAGAAGACCTGCTTATAAAGTACTACCATTGAGCCGATCAGAACATCATGGATCAATGACAAATAGATCACTTACCAAAGCAATATTTGTTAGAGGTCCCAAAGCAAGTATAGAGACTTCACCGGAAAATTCAGAAACCGTATCGACCAAAAATTCAGGTGCAgatttgtcacatttcccaGATTTGGGAGGATCGAGAAAAATGTTCCCCAATCCATCTGAACCATGGACAAAGTCAGCAATGCGTGGCTTTCCTCTCTGTACCGTATTTCATTATTGTCAGGCTGTTGAGCATATTATAAcattaatgtaaaaaaataacatcaaaGCATACTTTGTGAATCGGTGATCACTGGCAATTCACAGAGTATGACAGTCACAGATATTGAGCCAGTTTATGTTACACGAGATATAGTTTGTAAAATGGAGGCTGACACCCAACCTTTTCCCAACAGAGAGTTTCAGGAAAACAGACGTGTACTGAACAGTTCCACACTAACTACTTGGTCACAAGACAGTCCCGTTCCATTTGAGCTTTCTTaaacatgcataatatataGCATCAATCCCAGCTCCTCGTTTTGGTTTTTGGCTGTTCTAATTAGTTATAGACAATATCCTCAAATTAGCTTTCACCAAATGGTATAAGAGACTACATGTCAagtaggagaaaaaataaaaacacttaaatatgtagtgtgaTGGggcaaaaaaattgaattccaataGTACCACGTGCAAAGTAGctacttttaattaaaaatgcaaaatgaaACCACAAATATTGCGAATTTGATAGTTAAGATGgtaaatcacataaaaatgaaGCCATTAATTTTACCTTTAATGGCTCAAAACTACCCTCTGCAACTGGAATATCTGGACGTCCGGCAATCTCACACtatcattttgcacaacaAATAGAGTTATAGATCACAAACACATCCAAAACATAAGGTACTTAAGCATGCACCCAAGAAGGATAATGAAGCTGAATACACGACGGGACATACCAGAAGCAATGCATTATGGGTCGCATCCTCTGTATTGACATTGCCAAATACTGTTGTTAATCCTAATATATCCAATTCAGGTGACTGAAATGCCATTAGTATCGCCATGCTATCATCTGAAATTCAATATAACATCCTTTGTTACAACTCCACTGAGCGCTCAAATTAAAGAACCATCTGACTCTTGCacttttaacataaatatGTGTGTATTCTCCATGATTCCCTACTTACTTAAGAAGATGAAGCTTGAATttcagaaattaaaacaaacgtCTGATTGTTATACCTACTTGTGAAGTCAAACATCTAACTGCTTGACATGAGCCATATATATACAGATATGTGCAGGCCGAAATCAACTAAAACTCAATATCTCCACTCAAAAAGATAATACTAGTAGATTAGTGGCCAGGAAAGCAGAATTGTGAAGAGATtgtctctcaatttaaattgtaCTTACAACTTTTAGTAAGATAAATAATTGGGGGTAACATctcaaaattgaattatactGCTGGTACCACATATCTTCCATTAGATAGATTTGATCTACCCTACATCCACATGGAGTTCTATCTATCTCTTAGTATCAGTTAGTTCACTTTTTGCAGAGGCGAATTGgacccctctctctctctctctcacacacatacacacagaTTCTATTGGATCAATGAAATCAAAAGGCCATAAGTTTGAACCTCAAAATCCGAACTCAAATAGAACTGGAAAGATGGCACATTTGGAAGAAATTGAACATCAATAAAAAGGCATCGAATAGCAGAATCATAAACAGTAGCGGGGTTGAGAATCTAACCAATGCCGGGATCGGTGTCGATGATAAGCTTTTCACGCTTCGTCGAACAGCAATTTCCTGAAATCACGCTCGACATCACCACAGTTTTTGGCGGATTCGATTGAAactatcacaaaataaaaggtGAATCTCTGAATAAATCTTGGAGATTATATAAGCGTAATGATTTGGAAGATCTCgtaattgaaaactaaaaaaaagaagaagataaaatgcACAGCTAAACAAACAGTCAGCTGGAATTCAGTCTGTCTAGAAACGTATCATTATTCGTAACGCCATGTGACCCATTATTCATAcgaaaacaattttttaattttatatgtggCTGGTACAGGTGGCAGTTGCTGATTAGCTTTTCTGGATATTCGATTTTATGTTTCTTGTTTATGAACTTTGTGGCCTAGAAATGTTTGTTCTTGCGAATAATTCTACGATGCGTGCAATGTCATagtagtaaatttaatttaggcTTGGGCTGGTACATTATCCAAACCAACGACCAATTTTACAAAATCGATGCACAAAGAATGAAGTAGGAATTGGGGGTTTGAATTTGATGATGAGATTAATGTGGGGATTTATTACTTCCTTCATTCTATAGTAATaggggcgtttttccatttttgtccgttccatagtaatagagtcatttccttttttagtaaaagtcaacacatttttccacacctactttactctttcttacttttttctatcttcgtctctctacctttttcatttttcactttattctctctttacttaactcacctaacacaatttttcttaatctccgtaccgaaaagttttgcctccattactatggaacggagggagtatttgttttctaattGGTTTAATAATATGTACATAGGTGGCATTTAACTACATGAACAAGAGCATCCATAATAGGGTAGATGTTGTGTCATGGCGGCGGCGCCATTCGTGATCCGTGGCAGGGAATGTGCTCTGCTCGTCGCCCGTTGTGAGCGTGACACCAGGTGGGATAGTTTTTTAATCTTCTTAccccaaattcaaaattcaaactctaTAAATTCCATCATACTCTCCCCTCatccccaaaaaaaatgacatttggGATAGCAcgagaattaatgcataattggtaaagtaagaaagttgagaaaatgatagttaaaatagtgttagtggataacAAGACCTACATTATATTAGTGTTTAATAGTGGGTCATAATGGTATGAGTTGTAagtaaattgatgtatatgagTAATGAGTTTGGGAGTAGTTTTAAtaaagagggaacatcttttttggtccacgaactttgccaaagtatcattttagatccgtgaactttgaaaatatcatttcaggtccatcaaccatgggttaatatcatttgaagtacttttttactatttccaagtttttctggacaaaaatacccttgatactttaaagggtatatattttaataaacttatcctatactcatatttttttataaatatctttactatatatttttgatgaattttctaaatataatttgaccttcaatattatcacttaattttgtgacatgcaagaaaagatccttatttaattttttattaataaagaaaagttctttatacaattttaaaattctttaatataaaaaattgaagaaaagcaattttacttgcatgtcacgtaattaagtgataatattgaaggtcaaattatattttaaaatttgtcaaaaatatattgtaaagatatttataaaaaatatgagtatattataagtttattaaaaatatataccctttaagttatcgagggtattttcgtcctaTAATGATATTTAGTAAAGTTCAAATGATAACCTAAAATTGATGGACctatgatattttcaaagttggcctaaaatgatactttggcaaagttcgtaactaaaaaaga is from Salvia hispanica cultivar TCC Black 2014 unplaced genomic scaffold, UniMelb_Shisp_WGS_1.0 HiC_scaffold_627, whole genome shotgun sequence and encodes:
- the LOC125199679 gene encoding uridine nucleosidase 1 is translated as MSSVISGNCCSTKREKLIIDTDPGIDDSMAILMAFQSPELDILGLTTVFGNVNTEDATHNALLLCEIAGRPDIPVAEGSFEPLKRGKPRIADFVHGSDGLGNIFLDPPKSGKCDKSAPEFLVDTVSEFSGEVSILALGPLTNIALAIKRDSSFASKIKRLVILGGAFFALGNVNPAAEANIYGDPEAADVVFTSGANIDVVGINITTQVKLTDMHLEGLRKSSGRHAQLICDMCKFYRDWHVKSDGVYGIFLHDPVSFIALVRPDLFTFKKGVVRVETQGICVGHTIMDQGLKNWNTSNPWTEFTPVSVAWTVNIEGVLNYVNEILMKP